GTTTTGGAGGAAAGAGTGGCGGAAAGCAGCGCTGATTATGGTGGCGACGATGCTTATAGATCTGGACCATCTCCTAGCGGATCCAATTTTTGACCCCAATCGCTGTAGCATAGGCTTCCACCCCCTCCATACCGTATGGGCGGGGATATTTTATTGCGGCCTGTTGCTGGTTCCGTCATGGAAGTGGCGTGCCGTCTCGGTGGGATGCCTGTGGCATATATGCACCGATTTCATCGATTGTTTGCTCGGTGGGTCGTGGGTTTAGCGACGACTATGGTCGAGCTGGTGGGTTGAGTTTTATCCGTCTTGATGGAACGAGGCCCTTCCCGATATTTTCGGAGAGGGCCTCGTTTCGGTTTTCTCGGCCTTTAGATAAGGCAGGATTTAACGGTATCCATCGGAAGAAAAAGATGGAGATCGTTCTGTGGGATGGATTCAAACCCGTATTTACCGTAAAAACGCTTTGCGGTCTCGTCCTTCGCTTCGACGAAGACGGCAAAAACCCCGATGTCCAGGGTTAGGATCCTCAGTAACCCATCTTGAAGCAAAAAACCACCGAGTCCCTTGCCCTGCATGGATTGATCCACCGCAAGACGGCCAAGTAATACAGCAGGCAATAGGGAATAGGGGTATTTTTTTGCACGATCCTCCGGTAGGGATCTTAGCGGGACGCTAAAGGCACTTAGCGTGTAGTACCCGATAAGATCATTGTCGGAGTTTACCGCCATATGGCATTTCGTAAGGTTTCGTTTTATATCCTGAGACACCTGTTTTTTGATGTATCTGTCCAGTTCCTC
The uncultured Dethiosulfovibrio sp. genome window above contains:
- a CDS encoding DUF6122 family protein, which translates into the protein MLRHVIHYSFHFLVPFLLAKLFWRKEWRKAALIMVATMLIDLDHLLADPIFDPNRCSIGFHPLHTVWAGIFYCGLLLVPSWKWRAVSVGCLWHICTDFIDCLLGGSWV
- a CDS encoding GNAT family N-acetyltransferase codes for the protein MKESLCRVVPFSKEIDRTVFSCGIEELDRYIKKQVSQDIKRNLTKCHMAVNSDNDLIGYYTLSAFSVPLRSLPEDRAKKYPYSLLPAVLLGRLAVDQSMQGKGLGGFLLQDGLLRILTLDIGVFAVFVEAKDETAKRFYGKYGFESIPQNDLHLFLPMDTVKSCLI